A genomic segment from Cyprinus carpio isolate SPL01 chromosome A4, ASM1834038v1, whole genome shotgun sequence encodes:
- the LOC109086366 gene encoding CD209 antigen-like protein C: MNREHGKSVNDIYENDFVTKGTFGKRTTDSHTTRIQSSELTGSDDVMIRYSRAAAVVFVLLCVLLLTARIILCATFTQERQQLLTKITNLTEEREQLLTKIINLTEERDQLKSEKNELQKCVADGCQGHQSSLYFISSETKTWNESRRYCRERAADLIIINNTEEQDFVKNITGSSEYFWIGLTDIEVEGRWKWVDGSNMTLPGFWASGEPNGYRGKEEDCALNFSPGCADFPCDYTSKWICENNIFK, from the exons ATGAACAGAGAACATGGGAAAAGCGTCAATGATATCTATGAAAATGACTTTGTTACAAAAGGAACATTTGGAAAAAGGACCACAGACAGTCACACAACGAGAATCCAGTCATCTGAACTCACAG GAAGTGATGATGTGATGATCAGATACTCCAGAGCAGCTGCAGTAGTGTTtgtgctgctgtgtgttcttctgctgactgCACGCATAATACTGTGTGCCACCTTCACTCAAGAGAGACAACAGCTACTAACTAAGATCACCAAcctcacagaagagagagaacagCTACTAACTAAGATCATCAACCTCACAGAAGAGAGAGACCAgctgaaatcagaaaaaaatgaacttcAGAAGTGTGTTGCGG ATGGATGCCAGGGCCATCAATCCAGTCTTTACTTCATTTCCTCTGAGACGAAGACCTGGAATGAGAGCAGAAGATACTgtagagagagagcagcagatctgatcatcatcaacaacacagaggaacaa GATTTTGTGAAGAACATTACTGGTAGCTCTGAATATTTCTGGATTGGTCTGACTGATATTGAAGTGGAGGGCAgatggaaatgggttgatggcagCAACATGACCTTACCTGG GTTCTGGGCGTCTGGAGAGCCAAACGGCTATCGGGGAAAAGAGGAAGACTGTGCTCTAAATTTTTCACCAGGATGTGCTGATTTTCCATGTGATTATACGTCTAAATGGATCTGTGagaacaatatttttaaatga